The Caldisericum sp. genome has a segment encoding these proteins:
- a CDS encoding ABC transporter permease, protein MRNYLIRRILQMIPLFIGVALVTFFVLSLVGDPFKEMLLNPRIKPADVERLRHAWGFDRPVYIRFFKWFWSMITGNWGVSIFAGGKPVTELIGTAINYTLRFSIASLVISFVIAVPIGIYSALHQYTFFDYFFTFIAFFGMSMPTFWFGFILMMIFGVRLGWLPIGGVMTPGIETAPFWVRFLDQLKYMILPVTVLSLFDMGSWMRYARSSMLEVIKQDYVRTARAKGLPERTVIFKHALRNALIPIITLLGLSLPAVISGATITETIFSIPGMGRLTVQAMLSNDYPVAMVCLILESTLLIIGNLIADLLYAVVDPRIRYS, encoded by the coding sequence GTGAGAAACTATCTTATAAGAAGAATTCTGCAAATGATACCGCTTTTTATAGGGGTTGCACTTGTTACATTTTTTGTTTTAAGTTTAGTTGGTGATCCTTTTAAGGAGATGCTGTTAAATCCAAGGATTAAGCCAGCGGATGTTGAAAGATTAAGACATGCCTGGGGGTTTGACAGACCTGTTTATATAAGGTTCTTTAAGTGGTTCTGGTCAATGATTACAGGCAACTGGGGTGTTTCCATTTTTGCAGGTGGTAAACCAGTAACGGAATTAATAGGAACTGCTATAAATTATACTTTAAGGTTTTCTATTGCATCATTAGTTATTTCTTTTGTTATTGCTGTTCCTATTGGTATTTATTCTGCACTTCACCAGTACACATTCTTTGATTATTTCTTTACTTTTATTGCATTTTTTGGTATGTCGATGCCGACATTCTGGTTTGGCTTTATTCTTATGATGATTTTTGGAGTTAGATTGGGTTGGCTTCCAATAGGAGGAGTAATGACTCCAGGAATTGAAACAGCGCCTTTTTGGGTAAGATTCCTGGACCAGTTGAAATATATGATTCTACCCGTGACTGTTCTTTCCCTTTTTGATATGGGTTCCTGGATGCGTTATGCAAGAAGTTCCATGCTTGAGGTTATAAAGCAGGACTATGTAAGAACCGCAAGAGCAAAAGGACTTCCTGAAAGGACTGTTATTTTTAAACATGCTTTAAGGAACGCACTTATTCCGATTATTACACTTTTAGGACTTTCCTTACCTGCAGTTATATCTGGCGCTACAATAACCGAAACTATTTTCAGCATTCCAGGTATGGGAAGGCTTACAGTTCAAGCAATGCTTTCAAACGACTATCCTGTTGCGATGGTTTGTTTGATTCTTGAATCCACCCTTCTTATAATTGGTAACCTTATTGCAGATTTACTTTACGCTGTTGTTGATCCTCGTATAAGGTACAGTTAG
- a CDS encoding S-layer homology domain-containing protein, protein MKKVLGVVLALAMVLTLFAVRPLPVSAAGFKDVPADYWAKDQIDYLVSKGVIAGYSDGTFKPEDPVTREQFAKMICIAKGLKEVKPATPTFKDVGADRWSFGYVEAAVKAGYIKGYADGTFKPANSITRQELAVLGVRVLGKEAEANAWKGEPIVWANDWKKIASWAVGAVTLAYRPDIQILTYHMKEGTVDPTMAATRAECAFAIYKIMVPPQVGGTVIIGQTQEPDSLLGFATSMTAAMNIVAQYQDGLIFEYPNGTLAPRMALNVPNFKDGTWTTYDVNGKTWMKTTYYLRKGVKWSDGVPVNYKDDINFAVYDIILSGKIPQIPTTDPFDKIEKIEFPDPYTMVVTWKETTPYANGGLPIYPKHFWASTPLEQITSSDLANKPVHCGPYKIEQWVQGSYLSLVPNPYWFGWAGSKPLIQKFVYQWIPDTNTMLMNVLAGKLDLTLLGLGVKEAAQAEKIPTINVQRIPSAYWEHFELNVTDPILSDVRVRKAIAYGIDYDDLNNRVFLGQRKVVHWPYIGLLNEYYRNPKAVLPGYDPAMANKLLDDAGWKMGSDGYRYKDGKKLTLELSTTTRQDRKDEATVIQAQLKKIGIDIQTKFLSSTYFFGTYTTHRMFQIAMFAWGGDPLDPGGFTLYHSSQIPTEANNWQGQNYMGISDPTLDDAIYKATHEVDPTVRQKNYYIAEQRLADLVPQIGLNQWTDIFTVKKNLAMAGFGFVLSSTITYTYNSELWYWEKK, encoded by the coding sequence ATGAAGAAAGTATTAGGAGTAGTATTGGCATTAGCAATGGTTTTAACGCTTTTTGCGGTAAGACCATTGCCAGTTTCTGCTGCAGGTTTTAAAGATGTACCTGCTGATTACTGGGCAAAAGACCAGATTGACTACCTCGTATCAAAGGGTGTTATTGCAGGTTATTCAGATGGCACTTTTAAGCCAGAAGATCCAGTAACAAGAGAGCAGTTTGCGAAAATGATTTGCATCGCAAAAGGCTTGAAAGAGGTAAAACCTGCAACTCCAACATTTAAAGATGTAGGGGCAGATCGTTGGTCATTTGGTTATGTTGAAGCAGCAGTAAAAGCAGGTTATATTAAAGGTTATGCTGATGGCACATTCAAGCCAGCAAACTCCATTACAAGACAAGAACTTGCGGTTCTTGGAGTAAGAGTACTTGGTAAAGAAGCAGAAGCAAATGCCTGGAAAGGCGAACCAATCGTTTGGGCAAATGACTGGAAAAAGATTGCATCGTGGGCAGTTGGTGCAGTAACTCTTGCATACAGACCTGATATCCAGATTCTTACCTATCACATGAAGGAAGGAACTGTTGACCCAACAATGGCAGCAACAAGAGCAGAATGCGCATTTGCAATCTATAAGATTATGGTTCCTCCACAAGTTGGCGGAACTGTTATTATTGGACAAACACAGGAACCTGATTCCTTACTTGGGTTTGCTACATCAATGACTGCTGCAATGAATATTGTAGCACAGTATCAGGATGGTCTTATTTTTGAATATCCGAATGGAACACTTGCACCACGTATGGCTCTTAATGTGCCTAACTTTAAGGATGGCACCTGGACAACGTACGATGTGAATGGGAAAACGTGGATGAAGACTACTTACTATCTCAGGAAGGGTGTAAAGTGGTCTGATGGAGTTCCTGTAAACTATAAAGATGATATTAACTTTGCAGTTTACGATATCATCCTTTCGGGTAAAATTCCTCAAATCCCAACAACCGACCCGTTTGATAAAATTGAAAAGATTGAATTTCCAGATCCATATACAATGGTTGTAACCTGGAAAGAAACAACACCGTATGCAAATGGTGGACTTCCAATTTATCCAAAGCACTTCTGGGCTTCAACCCCTCTTGAACAAATTACTTCATCAGATTTAGCAAATAAACCCGTTCACTGTGGTCCATATAAGATTGAACAGTGGGTTCAGGGTTCATATCTCTCCCTTGTTCCAAATCCATACTGGTTTGGTTGGGCTGGTTCAAAGCCACTTATACAAAAATTTGTTTATCAGTGGATACCAGATACAAATACAATGCTTATGAACGTCCTTGCAGGAAAACTTGACCTTACTCTCCTTGGTCTTGGTGTTAAAGAAGCAGCACAAGCAGAGAAGATTCCTACAATTAACGTTCAAAGAATCCCATCAGCCTACTGGGAGCACTTTGAACTTAATGTCACAGATCCAATTCTTTCAGATGTAAGAGTTCGTAAAGCAATTGCTTACGGTATTGACTATGATGACCTCAACAACCGTGTATTCTTAGGTCAAAGAAAGGTAGTTCATTGGCCATACATCGGTCTTTTAAACGAATACTACAGGAATCCAAAAGCAGTTCTTCCAGGTTATGACCCTGCGATGGCAAATAAACTTCTTGATGATGCAGGCTGGAAGATGGGTTCAGATGGTTACAGGTACAAAGATGGTAAGAAGTTAACTCTTGAACTTTCAACAACAACCCGTCAGGATAGAAAGGACGAAGCAACTGTAATACAAGCACAACTTAAGAAGATTGGTATCGACATCCAGACAAAATTCTTGTCTTCTACTTACTTCTTTGGTACATACACAACTCACAGAATGTTCCAAATTGCAATGTTTGCATGGGGTGGCGACCCACTTGATCCAGGTGGATTTACGCTCTATCACTCCTCACAAATCCCAACAGAAGCAAATAACTGGCAAGGTCAGAACTACATGGGTATTTCTGACCCAACCCTTGACGATGCAATCTACAAAGCAACTCACGAAGTTGACCCAACAGTCCGTCAGAAGAACTACTACATTGCAGAGCAAAGACTTGCAGATCTTGTTCCTCAAATTGGCTTGAACCAGTGGACTGATATCTTTACAGTAAAGAAGAATCTTGCAATGGCTGGTTTTGGATTTGTTCTTTCATCGACAATAACTTATACATACAACTCAGAACTCTGGTATTGGGAGAAGAAATAA
- a CDS encoding RNA polymerase sigma factor — translation MDERKVLERLKNGDEVAFREFFEYYYARIFNYAYRRIKMKDIAEDITSETFLKFIKSLPSFELRDGYHIDTWLYAIERNLVRDWFRRNLGKETLDLEEKFDKYYEPILSDPYETFANEYINKLVREALNLLPEQYKEIIKLRFYERKSIKEIADILNKTEDATKVLQYRALKRLKEIIEEMINE, via the coding sequence TTGGACGAAAGGAAGGTTTTAGAAAGGTTAAAAAATGGAGATGAAGTTGCTTTTAGGGAGTTTTTTGAATACTACTATGCAAGGATTTTTAACTATGCATATAGAAGGATTAAAATGAAAGATATTGCTGAGGATATTACTTCTGAAACATTTTTGAAATTTATAAAGTCACTTCCTTCGTTTGAATTAAGGGATGGATATCACATAGATACCTGGCTCTATGCAATTGAAAGAAATTTGGTAAGAGATTGGTTTAGAAGGAATCTTGGGAAAGAGACTCTTGACCTTGAGGAAAAGTTTGATAAGTACTATGAGCCAATTCTAAGCGACCCATATGAAACTTTCGCAAATGAGTATATAAACAAATTAGTAAGGGAGGCATTAAATTTACTTCCTGAGCAGTACAAAGAAATTATTAAATTGCGCTTCTATGAAAGGAAAAGCATTAAAGAGATAGCGGACATTCTTAACAAAACTGAAGATGCAACGAAGGTTTTACAGTATAGGGCGTTAAAAAGATTAAAAGAGATTATCGAGGAGATGATTAATGAGTAA
- the ftsZ gene encoding cell division protein FtsZ — MFDMDPWKAAQARIKVLGVGGGGGNAINRMIDEGIDGVEFIAVNTDVQVLSLNKAEKKVQIGPRTTGGLGAGSYPEVGRKSAEESKDELRKVIEGADLVFITAGMGGGTGTGASPVIASIAKELGILTVAVVTRPFTFEGRQRMQQAEEGIKALLQFVDTLIIISNDKLLKIIDKKTPINEAFRIADNVLFYAVKGISEIITKPGLINVDFADVRTTLTGAGNAWFGIGAGRGENRAVDAAKQAISSPLLEYSITGATRVLLNITGGKNLTLYEVNEASTFVRETVGDNANLIFGTVLQEDLEDEVRVSLIAAGFDKVQEEKPREKVVKFEENFDTGDFEIPAFLRKRKQ; from the coding sequence ATGTTTGATATGGATCCATGGAAGGCGGCGCAAGCAAGAATAAAGGTTTTGGGCGTTGGCGGTGGTGGAGGTAATGCTATAAATAGGATGATCGACGAGGGCATCGACGGTGTCGAGTTTATAGCGGTGAATACCGATGTCCAGGTGCTTTCACTTAACAAGGCAGAAAAGAAGGTGCAGATTGGCCCAAGAACAACTGGAGGGCTTGGTGCAGGAAGTTATCCTGAAGTTGGAAGAAAATCTGCCGAAGAAAGCAAAGATGAACTTAGAAAAGTTATAGAAGGGGCAGACCTTGTTTTTATTACTGCAGGTATGGGTGGAGGCACAGGGACAGGTGCAAGCCCGGTTATTGCTTCAATTGCAAAAGAGTTGGGAATTCTTACCGTTGCTGTTGTAACTCGTCCATTTACATTTGAGGGAAGACAGAGAATGCAACAAGCTGAGGAAGGAATAAAGGCTTTATTGCAGTTTGTTGATACTCTTATTATTATATCTAACGACAAACTCCTTAAAATAATCGACAAGAAAACGCCCATTAATGAGGCGTTCAGGATAGCAGATAATGTTCTTTTCTACGCTGTTAAGGGCATCTCTGAGATTATAACAAAGCCAGGACTTATAAATGTTGATTTTGCTGATGTAAGAACGACCCTTACAGGCGCAGGAAATGCATGGTTTGGAATTGGCGCAGGTAGGGGAGAAAATCGTGCAGTTGATGCTGCAAAACAGGCTATTTCGAGTCCGTTGCTTGAATATTCGATAACAGGTGCAACAAGGGTGTTACTGAACATTACAGGTGGGAAAAACCTGACACTTTACGAAGTTAACGAAGCCTCAACATTTGTAAGGGAGACTGTTGGTGATAACGCAAATCTTATCTTCGGGACAGTTCTTCAGGAGGATCTTGAGGATGAGGTAAGGGTTTCTCTTATTGCGGCAGGTTTTGACAAGGTCCAGGAAGAAAAGCCCAGGGAAAAGGTTGTCAAATTTGAAGAAAATTTTGATACAGGTGACTTTGAAATACCAGCGTTCTTAAGGAAAAGAAAACAGTAG
- the ftsA gene encoding cell division protein FtsA, with amino-acid sequence MDRIVSALDLGSQTIKFLIGELSDGNASIIGVGTVPSKSVSKGVVIDLNKASEAVMQAKKAAETMAGKKAQNVYVSVSGTHIFSLNNKGSIIVSKEGREISKDDIKRVEESARVLLLQANQRVIHSIPRQFIIDGQGGIRNPIGMSGIKLEEEVHIVTGSSTVLYNIEKVISMVALKKEAFVLQSLASSLSTLKEQEKELGVALVDIGAGTGDIAVFVNGAIAHTSVLPIGGEYITKDIAYALRISLDEAERIKKDFGFAITNDDTEGSNIEVSRIGTEEKLTIDSSYLAEVITARVDEILQAVKLELIKSGYWGALHSGVVFTGGCSKLRNFVKRAESILEVPVRLGIPRGEYTFSDILSDPEYATSIGLILYALSEGSEQKRPRNHFSGFSWLKDIFE; translated from the coding sequence ATGGATAGAATCGTTTCGGCACTCGACCTTGGCAGCCAAACTATAAAGTTTCTTATAGGGGAACTGAGTGATGGCAATGCCTCAATTATTGGTGTTGGAACTGTCCCTTCCAAAAGTGTAAGTAAAGGTGTAGTTATTGATTTGAATAAGGCATCGGAAGCGGTAATGCAGGCAAAAAAAGCCGCAGAGACAATGGCAGGGAAAAAGGCTCAAAATGTTTATGTTTCGGTTTCAGGAACCCATATCTTTTCTCTTAATAATAAAGGAAGCATAATTGTATCTAAGGAGGGAAGGGAGATTTCCAAAGATGATATAAAAAGGGTTGAGGAATCTGCAAGAGTTCTTTTGCTTCAAGCAAATCAACGAGTGATTCATTCGATTCCAAGGCAGTTTATAATTGATGGGCAAGGTGGCATAAGAAATCCCATAGGAATGTCAGGCATTAAACTGGAGGAGGAAGTTCATATTGTTACAGGTTCTTCAACGGTCCTCTACAATATTGAAAAAGTAATCTCTATGGTTGCTCTAAAGAAAGAGGCTTTTGTCCTTCAATCCCTTGCATCATCTCTATCAACTCTTAAGGAACAGGAGAAGGAACTTGGAGTTGCTCTTGTAGATATAGGTGCAGGAACAGGCGACATTGCGGTTTTTGTTAATGGAGCGATTGCACATACATCTGTACTTCCCATTGGTGGCGAATATATAACAAAAGATATTGCCTACGCTTTGCGCATATCGCTTGACGAAGCAGAAAGAATCAAAAAGGACTTTGGATTCGCAATAACTAACGATGATACTGAAGGAAGTAATATTGAGGTTTCTCGTATAGGAACAGAAGAAAAACTGACAATAGACTCTTCATACCTTGCGGAAGTTATAACGGCAAGGGTTGATGAAATCCTGCAGGCGGTAAAACTTGAGTTAATAAAGTCTGGTTACTGGGGTGCCTTGCACTCTGGTGTTGTTTTTACCGGAGGCTGTTCAAAACTCAGGAATTTCGTAAAGAGAGCCGAATCTATTTTGGAAGTCCCTGTTAGGTTAGGTATTCCAAGAGGAGAATACACATTTTCAGATATCCTAAGCGATCCAGAATATGCAACTTCTATAGGCTTGATTCTTTATGCGCTTTCTGAAGGTAGCGAACAAAAAAGGCCAAGGAATCATTTCTCGGGATTTTCCTGGCTAAAAGATATATTTGAATAG
- a CDS encoding D-alanine--D-alanine ligase, which yields MSIRVLVLYGGKSSEREISIKSGKAISNALRAKGYDVIEHDFQNHIEDVVKETKPDVVFIALHGKYGEDGTVQGALELLGVPYTGSSVFASALCMNKLFTKFMFREIDVKTPSFAYFVKDNALPYSYVSELLGNNTLVIKPVDQGSTIGVTIAKNEEAYNEGLAKAFELSNLVIVEDYIKGTEITVAVIGNYPDIHVLPVIEIVPAHEFYDFESKYIPSMSKHIIPARISPYQKALAEEYAKRIYKEFGLRDFARIDMIANSNDVYVLEVNTIPGFTETSLVPDAAKAENISFEDLVEFIVQEVLQRKK from the coding sequence ATGAGTATAAGAGTGCTTGTTCTTTACGGAGGTAAATCCTCCGAGAGAGAGATATCCATTAAAAGTGGAAAAGCAATTAGTAATGCTCTTAGAGCAAAGGGATACGATGTAATAGAACACGATTTTCAAAACCATATTGAAGATGTTGTAAAAGAAACCAAGCCCGATGTTGTTTTTATTGCACTGCACGGAAAATATGGCGAAGATGGAACTGTGCAAGGTGCTCTTGAACTCTTAGGTGTTCCTTACACAGGCTCATCTGTTTTTGCAAGTGCTCTCTGCATGAACAAACTTTTCACAAAATTTATGTTCAGGGAAATTGATGTTAAAACTCCATCATTTGCTTATTTTGTAAAAGACAATGCATTACCTTATTCGTATGTATCGGAACTTTTAGGCAATAATACACTTGTTATTAAACCTGTTGATCAAGGCTCTACTATTGGGGTAACAATAGCAAAAAACGAAGAAGCATACAATGAAGGTCTTGCAAAAGCCTTTGAACTTAGTAATCTTGTTATCGTTGAAGACTACATTAAAGGAACTGAAATTACCGTTGCAGTTATTGGGAACTATCCTGATATTCATGTTCTTCCAGTTATTGAAATTGTTCCTGCTCACGAATTTTACGATTTCGAATCCAAATATATCCCCTCGATGTCAAAACACATAATTCCAGCAAGAATAAGTCCTTACCAAAAAGCACTTGCAGAAGAATACGCAAAGAGGATTTACAAGGAATTTGGTCTAAGAGATTTTGCGCGTATTGATATGATTGCAAACTCTAACGATGTATATGTGCTTGAGGTTAATACAATTCCGGGATTTACTGAAACAAGCCTTGTTCCAGACGCAGCAAAAGCAGAAAACATATCCTTTGAAGACCTGGTTGAGTTTATAGTGCAGGAAGTCCTTCAAAGGAAAAAGTGA
- the murB gene encoding UDP-N-acetylmuramate dehydrogenase: protein MKIQENVKELIKGRVYFNEPMSNHTSFKIGGPAEILIIPSDIDDLKRILEFARREKIPVTVIGNGTNILVSDDGIEGIVIKMSEGFSKLVFDNDIALVEAGVPLQKLIEDASKRNLGGFEFAFGIPGAFGGAVAMNAGTNSHYISTRIEYADVMDYNGKIYRFKHDDFHFDYRYSILQEEPLILLNAVVTFESKPYDEILHEREVSLRGRFEKQPYNLPCAGSVFKNPPTTYAGKVLEEAGCKGLRFGDALISEKHANFIVNLGNATAQDVVNLIREAQLRVYKHKDLILELEIKLVGKFKNLNLLERKK, encoded by the coding sequence ATGAAAATACAGGAAAATGTTAAAGAACTTATAAAAGGCAGAGTGTATTTTAATGAACCAATGTCAAATCATACCTCTTTTAAAATAGGAGGTCCTGCGGAAATTTTAATTATTCCCTCAGATATTGACGACCTTAAAAGAATACTCGAATTTGCAAGACGAGAAAAAATTCCAGTAACCGTAATTGGTAACGGCACAAATATTCTTGTTTCGGATGATGGCATTGAAGGAATTGTAATTAAGATGTCTGAAGGCTTCTCGAAATTGGTATTTGATAACGATATTGCTTTAGTTGAGGCTGGTGTACCATTGCAAAAACTTATAGAAGACGCCTCAAAAAGAAATCTCGGGGGATTTGAGTTTGCTTTTGGTATACCAGGTGCCTTTGGTGGGGCTGTTGCAATGAACGCAGGAACTAACTCACATTATATAAGCACAAGGATTGAATATGCGGATGTAATGGATTATAACGGGAAAATTTACAGATTTAAACATGACGACTTCCATTTTGATTATAGATACTCAATCTTGCAGGAAGAACCTCTTATTCTTTTGAATGCAGTTGTAACATTCGAAAGCAAGCCTTATGATGAAATTTTACATGAAAGAGAGGTAAGCCTCAGGGGAAGGTTTGAAAAACAGCCGTACAATTTGCCGTGCGCAGGAAGTGTTTTTAAAAATCCACCCACAACTTATGCAGGTAAAGTGCTTGAAGAGGCAGGATGTAAGGGTCTCAGATTTGGGGATGCCTTGATTTCCGAGAAGCATGCTAACTTTATTGTTAATCTTGGGAATGCAACAGCACAGGACGTGGTAAACCTTATAAGAGAAGCCCAGTTAAGGGTGTATAAGCACAAGGACCTTATCCTTGAACTTGAGATAAAACTTGTGGGAAAATTTAAAAACTTGAACTTGCTTGAGAGGAAGAAATGA
- the murC gene encoding UDP-N-acetylmuramate--L-alanine ligase, whose protein sequence is MKKVLLLGVAGVGMKRLAEIYVALGYSVYGIDVKENETTHYLKGLGVDINPKEFGVDPSIEKVVYSSAIPLDNPHILKAKELGIPVEKRGEALAELSKGYKSIVVAGTHGKTTTTSLIAEVVGKKFLSNAYIGGDHYKNSRFLEHAEYFVIESDESDKTFLLLTPEIGVVTNIDKDHLNAYDWSFDKLKDAFLEFMKNSGKLVVNRDDANAFEVSKLLDKKVYYYSLKDTSFDAHILDYSFEKDGTSFMAQVFGEKTPLIKVHTFGEQNLSNILATILVGRILGVNFSEIESALSNFTMPKRRLQYIGNVRGVTIFDDHADHPTEVEATLKAIRSHNPNASIIAVFQPHRYTRVFSLKEEIARPFYLADYVIVLPIYTAFENPIEGITNERVFDWIKTLNPNKNVFFASNFESVGTLVSRIAKAGDVVVTLGPGDVYLATEQIMLKLRGER, encoded by the coding sequence ATGAAGAAAGTGCTTTTGCTTGGAGTGGCTGGAGTTGGAATGAAGCGCCTTGCAGAGATTTATGTGGCGCTCGGATATAGCGTTTACGGGATCGATGTAAAGGAAAACGAAACAACCCACTATCTTAAAGGGCTTGGTGTTGATATAAATCCAAAGGAATTTGGAGTTGATCCTTCAATCGAAAAAGTAGTTTATTCGTCTGCAATTCCCTTAGACAACCCCCATATTCTGAAAGCAAAAGAACTTGGGATTCCTGTTGAGAAGCGTGGCGAAGCACTTGCAGAACTTTCGAAAGGGTATAAAAGTATAGTGGTTGCGGGAACCCATGGAAAAACAACAACAACATCTCTTATTGCCGAAGTAGTCGGAAAGAAATTCCTTTCAAATGCCTACATAGGAGGAGATCACTATAAAAACTCTCGGTTTCTGGAACATGCGGAGTATTTCGTAATCGAGTCAGATGAAAGCGACAAAACTTTTCTTCTTTTAACACCTGAAATCGGAGTCGTAACGAATATAGACAAAGATCATTTGAATGCATATGATTGGAGTTTTGATAAACTTAAGGATGCATTTTTAGAATTTATGAAAAATTCAGGAAAATTGGTCGTTAACCGTGATGATGCAAATGCCTTTGAGGTTTCTAAGCTCCTTGATAAGAAAGTTTACTATTATAGTCTTAAAGATACTTCTTTTGATGCACACATTCTTGATTATTCATTCGAGAAAGATGGCACTTCATTTATGGCTCAAGTTTTTGGAGAGAAAACTCCTTTAATAAAAGTTCACACGTTCGGAGAGCAAAATCTTTCAAATATCCTTGCAACAATTCTTGTTGGAAGGATTCTTGGTGTGAATTTTTCCGAAATAGAATCCGCCTTAAGCAATTTTACTATGCCTAAAAGAAGGCTTCAATACATTGGCAATGTAAGGGGAGTGACTATTTTTGATGACCATGCCGATCATCCAACAGAAGTTGAAGCAACATTAAAGGCAATTAGGTCACATAATCCCAATGCTTCAATTATTGCCGTTTTCCAGCCGCACCGTTATACGCGTGTATTCTCTCTAAAAGAGGAAATTGCAAGGCCTTTTTATCTTGCAGACTATGTGATTGTTCTTCCGATTTATACAGCTTTTGAAAACCCCATAGAAGGTATCACTAACGAAAGGGTTTTTGATTGGATAAAGACTTTAAACCCGAATAAAAATGTATTCTTTGCATCTAATTTTGAAAGCGTAGGAACATTGGTTTCTCGAATTGCAAAGGCAGGAGATGTAGTTGTAACCCTTGGACCAGGTGATGTGTATTTGGCTACAGAACAAATAATGCTAAAATTAAGAGGAGAAAGATGA